From one Leishmania infantum JPCM5 genome chromosome 29 genomic stretch:
- a CDS encoding putative kinesin, translated as MSVVADPTSRVQVSVRVRPLGKGDQRSGKIVVRGAEGGDVVVDDEQRTKRVYHFDHVFSGGQAEVFEAIGRPMLREAYKGFNVCLFAYGQTGSGKTYSLLGDMGCEERAGVAPRFVRCLFDEAQRMVDEDADLTIKVSLSMIEVYMEKVRDLLAPRQRGQEPESLEIHEDPSRRVYVRGASVHQVLSAERMIELLQKGNANRQTAETRMNETSSRSHAIMQISLSQEFACVKKKDLECVVSLVDLAGSERQTKTESSGQQFEEAKKINHSLLMLGRALNSFSDRKGSDAFISLRESKLTRLLSESFGGNSKTWMLATVSPTAFNLTESISTLDYATNAMAITNKAKVNKSSKDLEYSDLIRLRQYLDGSVAREKGLAESYESQVAELRADIAALNRELLTLNDSQMEVELQEALTERDALVSEMVSKLAGVGVGGARAPLVCFCGTCKTSLCSIPLGSYEVNTLVVPLYDLVGPPPLLQCNLHVLLTEANEVMVVVELVELHHLPDFATDGVRVSIWFEGQASSRVVTPIVSSNGGNPKFNFKQVYIFGPMTDELRRFFSADVLYLQVEGITSAADDSLERDDAEARCLS; from the coding sequence ATGAGCGTTGTAGCCGACCCTACGTCGCGCGTGCAGGTGTCTGTTCGTGTCCGCCCTTTGGGAAAAGGGGACCAGAGAAGTGGTAAAATTGTAGTGCGCGGTGCCGAGGGCGGTGATGTCGTCGTGGATGACGAGCAAAGGACGAAGCGTGTGTACCACTTCGACCATGTGTTCAGTGGCGGCCAGGCGGAGGTGTTCGAGGCTATCGGGCGGCCGATGCTGAGGGAGGCATACAAGGGGTTCAACGTGTGCCTGTTTGCGTACGGGCAGACGGGGAGCGGAAAGACGTACAGCCTGCTCGGGGACATGGGgtgcgaggagcgcgcggGGGTGGCGCCGCGTTTTGTGCGGTGCCTGTtcgacgaggcgcagcggatggtggacgaggacgctgaccTGACGATCAAGGTGTCGCTGTCGATGATCGAGGTGTAcatggagaaggtgcgcgacctgcttgcgccgcggcagcgcgggcaGGAGCCGGAGTCGCTGGAGATCCACGAGGACCCGAGTCggcgcgtgtacgtgcgtggcGCGAGCGTGCACCAGGTGCTGAGCGCTGAGCGGATGAtagagctgctgcagaagggCAATGCGAACCGTCAGACGGCTGAGACGAGGATGAACGAAACGAGCTCGCGGTCGCACGCGATCATGCAGATCTCGCTGTCGCAGGAGTTCGCGTGTGTGAAAAAGAAGGACTTGGAGTGCGTTGTGTCGCTGGTGGACCTTGCGGGGAGCGAGCGGCAGACGAAGACAGAGTCGAGCGGGCAGCAGTTTGAGGAGGCAAAGAAGATCAACCACTCACTGCTGATGCTCGGGCGCGCGCTGAACTCCTTCAGCGATCGCAAGGGCAGCGACGCCTTCATCTCGCTGCGCGAGTCGAAGCtgacgcggctgctgtcggAGAGCTTTGGCGGGAACAGCAAGACGTGGATGCTGGCGACGGTGTCACCGACCGCGTTCAATCTGACGGAGTCCATCTCCACGCTGGACTACGCCACCAACGCGATGGCCATCACAAACAAGGCGAAGGTGAACAAGAGCTCCAAAGACTTGGAGTATAGTGACCTCATCAGATTGCGGCAGTACCTTGATGGCTCTGTAGCGCGTGAGAAAGGTTTGGCTGAAAGCTACGAGTCTCAAGTGGCTGAGTTGAGGGCAGATATCGCGGCGCTGAATCGAGAGCTGCTGACGCTCAACGATTCGCAGATGGAGGTGGAGTTGCAGGAGGCGCTTACGGAGCGCGATGCGCTTGTGTCGGAAATGGTATCGAAGCTTGCTGGCGTTGGTGTAGGGGGAGCACGTGCACCGCTTGTATGCTTTTGTGGCACGTGCAAAACGTCACTGTGCTCTATCCCTCTAGGCTCCTACGAAGTAAACACACTTGTCGTGCCGCTGTACGATTTGGTGGGACCACCACCGTTGCTGCAATGCAACCTTCACGTTCTGCTCACCGAGGCCAATGAGGTGATGGTGGTCGTAGAACTTGTGGAACTGCATCATTTGCCTGACTTTGCCACGGACGGAGTGCGCGTATCGATTTGGTTTGAGGGGCAGGCGAGTAGCCGGGTTGTCACTCCCATTGTCTCCTCAAACGGTGGCAACCCGAAGTTCAACTTCAAGCAGGTCTACATTTTCGGCCCCATGACAGACGAGCTTCGGCGCTTCTTTTCCGCCGATGTTTTATATCTACAGGTGGAAGGCATCACGAGTGCCGCTGACGACTCGCTCGAGAGAGATGATGCGGAGGCGCGGTGCCTATCGTAG
- a CDS encoding putative 60S ribosomal protein L39, translated as MGRFKPLAVKKKYAKKMNQNKPVPYWIRLRTGNRIKWNEKRRHWRRTKLNY; from the coding sequence ATGGGCCGCTTCAAGCCTCTCGCCGTGAAGAAGAAGTACGCAAAGAAGATGAACCAGAACAAGCCGGTTCCCTACTGGATTCGTCTGCGTACTGGCAACCGCATCAAGTGGAACGAGAAGCGCCGCCATTGGCGCCGCACGAAGCTGAACTACTAA
- a CDS encoding putative heat shock protein 20 produces MWSPSNKRDSLINSDDALFPFLLHFPGLHPRQMFSSFFSSRSRGSWIPAVDISEQDDGYTLVADLPEVRKEDLRVYTESSSIICISGNRKHILKQDEHQLLVAERGAGRFERCFDLPTSVDSSKIKASFNDQQLNVSIPKLRNSRSGTSNTVTID; encoded by the coding sequence ATGTGGAGCCCGAGCAACAAGAGGGACTCGCTCATcaacagcgacgacgccctcttcccttttctccttcATTTTCCTGGTTTACATCCGCGTCAAATGTTCAGCTCCTTCTTCTCATCGCGCTCGCGCGGGTCTTGGATTCCAGCCGTCGATATATCGGAGCAGGACGACGGCTACACACTTGTTGCTGACCTGCCAGAAGTGAGAAAGGAGGACCTGCGTGTGTACACGGAGAGTTCGAGCATCATCTGCATCTCTGGCAACCGCAAGCACATCCTAAAGCAGGACGAGCACCAGCTGCTCGTTGCggagcgcggcgccggccgcTTTGAACGGTGCTTCGACCTCCCCACTTCCGTCGACAGCAGCAAAATCAAGGCCAGCTTCAACGATCAACAGCTGAATGTGTCCATTCCAAAACTGCGAAATTCGAGGTCTGGAACGTCCAACACAGTCACCATCGACTAA
- a CDS encoding putative kinesin — translation MSDDAKSRVQVSLRIRPAKKGARHSTKVVVRGAEGGDVVVDDEQRTKRVYHFDHVFSGGQAEVFEAIGRPMLREAYKGFNVCLFAYGQTGSGKTYSLLGDMGCEERAGVAPRFVRCLFDEAQRMVDEDADLTIKVSLSMIEVYMEKVRDLLAPRQRGQEPESLEIHEDPSRRVYVRGASVHQVLSAERMIELLQKGNANRQTAETRMNETSSRSHAIMQISLSQEFACVKKKDLECVVSLVDLAGSERQTKTESSGQQFEEAKKINHSLLMLGRALNSFSDRKGSDAFISLRESKLTRLLSESFGGNSKTWMLATVSPTAFNLTESISTLDYATNAMAITNKAKVNSVFKSLELKELKAVVSSLEKQLESLAAARDAKEVDVAILQEEREALRLAVHTARSQDTAAQRLQSTVQHIQLGNIALRRRVEAAEKRMIWSLDNEASFLFYKGRCAISLRGVLRGEKWAYRLALLAENGQATSSTLHVQVFSLNKDLTVLEDPMEMVGRSIKFCLRIVGAEGLPPQFCRHSFCKLSLLFDQDNRYFTTSTAEDTTNPRWDLVKRFELPHLTPEVIAHFNTHHLFTFEVFGFST, via the coding sequence ATGTCGGACGATGCAAAGTCGCGCGTGCAGGTCTCTCTCCGCATTCGGCCTGCAAAGAAAGGGGCTCGGCATAGCACTAAGGTTGTAGTGCGCGGTGCCGAGGGCGGTGATGTCGTCGTGGATGACGAGCAAAGGACGAAGCGTGTGTACCACTTCGACCATGTGTTCAGTGGCGGCCAGGCGGAGGTGTTCGAGGCTATCGGGCGGCCGATGCTGAGGGAGGCATACAAGGGGTTCAACGTGTGCCTGTTTGCGTACGGGCAGACGGGGAGCGGAAAGACGTACAGCCTGCTCGGGGACATGGGgtgcgaggagcgcgcggGGGTGGCGCCGCGTTTTGTGCGGTGCCTGTtcgacgaggcgcagcggatggtggacgaggacgctgaccTGACGATCAAGGTGTCGCTGTCGATGATCGAGGTGTAcatggagaaggtgcgcgacctgcttgcgccgcggcagcgcgggcaGGAGCCGGAGTCGCTGGAGATCCACGAGGACCCGAGTCggcgcgtgtacgtgcgtggcGCGAGCGTGCACCAGGTGCTGAGCGCTGAGCGGATGAtagagctgctgcagaagggCAATGCGAACCGTCAGACGGCTGAGACGAGGATGAACGAAACGAGCTCGCGGTCGCACGCGATCATGCAGATCTCGCTGTCGCAGGAGTTCGCGTGTGTGAAAAAGAAGGACTTGGAGTGCGTTGTGTCGCTGGTGGACCTTGCGGGGAGCGAGCGGCAGACGAAGACAGAGTCGAGCGGGCAGCAGTTTGAGGAGGCAAAGAAGATCAACCACTCACTGCTGATGCTCGGGCGCGCGCTGAACTCCTTCAGCGATCGCAAGGGCAGCGACGCCTTCATCTCGCTGCGCGAGTCGAAGCtgacgcggctgctgtcggAGAGCTTTGGCGGGAACAGCAAGACGTGGATGCTGGCGACGGTGTCACCGACCGCGTTCAATCTGACGGAGTCCATCTCCACGCTGGACTACGCCACCAACGCGATGGCCATCACAAACAAGGCGAAGGTGAACAGTGTCTTCAAGAGCCtggagctgaaggagctgaaggCGGTTGTGTCAAGCTTAgagaagcagctggagagtctagcggcggcgcgggatGCAAAGGAGGTGGATGTGGCGATActgcaggaggagcgggaggcgcTTCGTCTTGCTGTTCATACCGCCCGCTCGCAAGacaccgctgcgcagcggctgcaaaGTACAGTGCAGCATATACAGCTCGGCAACATTGCCCTTCGACGTCGAGTCGAGGCCGCCGAGAAGCGTATGATTTGGTCTCTAGACAACGAAGCCTCATTTCTCTTTTACAAAGGCCGTTGCGCCATTTCACTGCGGGGCGTGCTGCGTGGTGAGAAGTGGGCGTACCGCCTCGCACTACTAGCCGAAAACGGTCAGGCGACATCTTCCACCTTGCATGTGCAAGTATTCTCCCTGAACAAAGACCTTACAGTGCTCGAGGATCCAATGGAGATGGTGGGGCGGAGTATTAAGTTCTGCCTGCGGATAGTCGGTGCTGAGGGCCTCCCGCCGCAGTTCTGCCGACACTCGTTTTGCAAGCTCTCGCTGCTATTCGATCAGGATAACCGCTACTTCACCACGAGCACTGCGGAGGACACTACAAATCCGCGCTGGGATCTCGTAAAGCGGTTTGAGCTGCCGCATTTGACACCGGAGGTGATTGCGCACTTTAACACTCATCATCTGTTTACGTTCGAGGTGTTTGGGTTTAGTACGTAG
- a CDS encoding metallo-peptidase, Clan MH, Family M20, with amino-acid sequence MATIMSEYVVQMAKEFVNFMNQAITPFHVVQTVAEMLKDAGYTQLHEEKAWPEITPGGKYYLMRNGTSIIAFSVGGKFDPMNGVKIVGAHTDSPNFLLKPRTKSTAADYQRVAVQCYGGGLWHSWFDRDLTVAGRVMISRERLEQKIIKIDKPIMRIPNLAIHLTSAKDREAFSPNKESHLIPIISTQIAAKIAECDDKDASNPNHCVSLMKAIASVAGCSADEIVDFDLSVIDTQPAVIGGIHDEFIFSPRLDNLISCYCAVKAIVEAGSLENDTMMRMVCLFDHEECGSSSSQGAAGSLVPDVIEHIVSNKTLRATLVANSFLLSVDGAHGCHPNYADKHENAHRPALHGGPVIKYNANVRYATNGLTAAVVKDMAKKADIPIQEFVVRNDSPCGSTIGPILSSLSGIKTADIGNPMISMHSIREMCGTVDVYYLTKLIESFFVNYQSPHE; translated from the coding sequence ATGGCGACCATTATGTCTGAGTACGTTGTGCAGATGGCAAAGGAATTTGTCAACTTTATGAACCAAGCCATCACTCCGTTTCACGTTGTGCAAACAGTTGCCGAAATGCTGAAGGACGCCGGGTACACGCAGCTTCATGAGGAAAAGGCTTGGCCAGAAATAACTCCCGGGGGCAAGTACTACTTGATGCGCAATGGCACCAGCATCATTGCGTTTTCAGTCGGAGGAAAATTTGACCCGATGAACGGTGTAAAGATTGTTGGCGCGCACACGGATTCCCCCAATTTTCTGCTGAAGCCACGCACAAAATCAACCGCTGCTGATTACCAGCGCGTTGCAGTGCAGTGCTACGGTGGCGGCCTGTGGCACTCGTGGTTTGATCGTGATTTGACGGTTGCCGGCCGCGTTATGATTTCACGAGAACGCCTGGAGCAGAAAATCATCAAGATCGACAAACCAATAATGCGTATCCCAAATCTCGCTATTCATTTGACCTCTGCCAAGGATCGCGAAGCGTTTTCGCCCAACAAGGAGTCTCATCTGATCCCTATTATATCTACGCAGATAGCCGCGAAGATTGCGGAGTGTGACGACAAGGACGCATCGAATCCGAATCACTGTGTTTCCTTGATGAAGGCGATCGCGAGCGTTGCTGGATGCAGCGCGGATGAAATTGTCGATTTCGATTTGAGTGTGATTGACACCCAACCAGCAGTGATTGGAGGTATTCATGATGAGTTTATCTTCTCGCCGCGCCTCGACAATCTGATCTCGTGCTATTGTGCTGTGAAGGCGATTGTCGAGGCTGGCTCTTTGGAAAATGATACGATGATGCGGATGGTGTGTTTGTTCGATCACGAAGAGTGTGGTTCCAGCTCATCCCAAGGTGCTGCCGGCTCACTGGTTCCTGATGTTATTGAGCACATTGTAAGCAACAAAACCCTTCGTGCAACGTTGGTCGCCAATTCgtttcttctctctgtcgATGGCGCACATGGATGCCACCCGAACTACGCTGACAAACACGAAAATGCTCACCGACCAGCTCTCCATGGAGGACCTGTTATCAAATACAATGCAAACGTCCGTTATGCGACCAACGGATTGACAGCAGCCGTAGTGAAGGATATGGCGAAGAAGGCTGACATACCCATCCAAGAGTTTGTGGTGCGAAATGACTCTCCCTGCGGATCCACCATCGGGCCCATTCTGTCTTCTCTGTCCGGTATAAAAACTGCTGATATTGGCAACCCCATGATCAGCATGCACAGTATCCGGGAGATGTGTGGTACTGTTGATGTCTACTACCTGACGAAGCTGATTGAATCCTTTTTTGTCAACTACCAAAGCCCACATGAGTAG
- the MKK gene encoding putative mitogen activated protein kinase, with amino-acid sequence MKNRPALALDAAVVEKFQQDSKSYQINSNNSLQFRAFLFNEAGMYTKDGRELPSTVKKDDIDYSSKRNVGAGASGDVFFARLKNGTSIALKRIPISSKAHRDEVDRELQVFMARGDSPYVMNNYGAFWDAEDDAIVIPMEWMPYTVKDLGLFWGGLNEALLKAVFFQVVSGLVYLHDVKRVLHRDLKPSNLLISETGHVKIADFGVSRLIQTLAVSSTYVGTMCFMAPERLEQGMYGFSSDVWSLGLTMIGAVTGKNPWAPPEEMNLYQLLGKMANGSTPTLPKSGAFSDDVKDFVKQCLERDPDTRPTCAELLQHRFFDGVTTESAVAMVKMAVEQMTRLINNNAQKEKEVTRSQESLEKDVKAQLDKMVL; translated from the coding sequence ATGAAGAATCGACCCGCTCTCGCACTGGATGCGGCAGTTGTGGAAAAGTTCCAGCAGGACTCGAAGTCTTATCAAATCAACAGCAACAACTCTCTGCAGTTCCGCGCCTTCCTCTTCAATGAGGCCGGCATGTACACAAAAGACGGCCGCGAGTTGCCGAGTACTGTGAAGAAGGACGACATTGACTACTCATCGAAGCGCAACGTCGGCGCTGGAGCGAGCGGCGACGTCTTTTTCGCGCGCCTCAAAAATGGCACATCGATTGCCTTGAAGCGTATTCCCATCTCTTCAAAGGCGCATAGAGACGAGGTGGACCGTGAGCTGCAGGTTTTCATGGCCCGCGGCGATTCTCCGTATGTGATGAACAACTACGGCGCCTTTTGGGATGCTGAGGACGACGCAATTGTGATCCCGATGGAGTGGATGCCGTACACAGTGAAGGACCTCGGACTGTTTTGGGGCGGGCTCAACGAGGCACTCCTGAAGGCAGTCTTCTTCCAGGTGGTGTCTGGCCTGGTTTACCTGCATGATGTGAAGCGTGTTCTGCACCGTGACCTGAAGCCGAGCAACCTGCTCATCAGCGAAACTGGCCACGTAAAGATTGCTGACTTTGGCGTGTCGAGGCTGATTCAAACGCTGGCTGTGTCGTCAACGTACGTTGGCACCATGTGCTTCATGGCCCCCGAGAGGTTGGAGCAAGGCATGTACGGTTTTAGCAGCGATGTCTGGTCACTGGGACTCACCATGATCGGTGCTGTCACCGGCAAGAACCCCTGGGCGCCGCCGGAGGAGATGAATCTCTACCAGCTGCTCGGTAAGATGGCCAACGGAAGCACACCGACGCTTCCCAAGTCCGGCGCGTTTTCCGACGATGTGAAAGACTTTGTGAAACAGTGCCTCGAGCGTGACCCGGACACCCGCCCAACGTGCGCAGAGCTGCTTCAGCACCGATTCTTCGATGGGGTAACCACCGAAAGTGCTGTGGCGATGGTCAAGATGGCAGTGGAGCAGATGACCCGCCTCATCAATAACAACGCACAGAAGGAGAAGGAAGTGACTCGATCACAGGAGTCTTTGGAGAAGGATGTAAAAGCCCAGCTTGATAAGATGGTGCTGTAG
- a CDS encoding putative 60S ribosomal protein L13 → MPKGNNAIPHVHQKKHWNPCSSQKGNVKVFLNQPAQKHRRRRLRLLKAKKVFPRPLKALRPQVNCPTVRHNMKRRLGRGFSPAELKAAGLNPQYAATIGIRVDSRRKNKSEEGMNVNVQRLKTYMSKLVLFPMNHKKVQKGEASEEEVKAATQDRSRFGDAAVGAVVYPSAETPRAVSAEEKSMCVYAFLKKNHSAVRFFGARSARAARKEAAKEEKAGK, encoded by the coding sequence ATGCCGAAGGGTAACAACGCGATCCCCCACGTTCACCAGAAGAAGCACTGGAACCCGTGCTCTTCGCAGAAGGGCAACGTGAAGGTGTTCCTGAACCAGCCGGCTCAgaagcaccgccgtcgccgtctgcgcctgCTGAAGGCCAAGAAGGTGTTTCCTCGCCCGCTGAAGGCGCTGCGTCCGCAGGTGAACTGTCCCACGGTGCGCCACAACATGAAGCGCCGCCTGGGCCGCGGCTTCTCGCCGGCCGAGCTGAAGGCTGCTGGCCTGAACCCCCAGTACGCCGCCACGATCGGCATCCGCGTGGACAGTCGCCGGAAGAACAAGTCCGAGGAGGGCATGAACGTGAACGTGCAGCGCCTGAAGACGTACATGAGCAAGCTTGTGCTGTTTCCGATGAACCACAAGAAGGTGCAGAAGGGCGAGGCgtccgaggaggaggtgaaggccGCGACCCAGGACCGCTCGCgcttcggcgacgccgctgtcggcgctgTGGTGTACCCGTCCGCCGAGACCCCACGCGCGGTATCTGCCGAGGAGAAGTCGATGTGCGTGTACGCCTTCCTGAAGAAGAACCACTCCGCCGTGCGCTTCTTCGGTGCCCGCAgcgcccgcgccgcgcgcaaGGAGgccgcgaaggaggagaaggccggCAAGTAA